In the genome of Nonomuraea sp. NBC_00507, the window CGAGCACGAGCAGGAACGCGCCGAGGCCGCCGAAGGCGCCGACCACCCCGAGAACGATGCCGACGGCCATGCCGATCAGCGGCGTCCACTGGACGTTGTTCATGCCCTGACAGCTAACCGCAGCTATCCGGGTGATGCTCCGCACGACGGACTCCAGCCGCATAAATGGACGGCTCATGACTCGTCGGGTGTCGAGTGGGCGGACCCCTGTGGCAGCGGCGATAGCCTTATCGGGTGCGTATAGCGAGGTTCTCCACAGGCGAAGGCGTGTCGTTCGGCGTGGTCGAAGGCGGTCCGGGCGAGGAGATCGTGTCCACGGTCGCCGGCCATCCGTTCGGTCAGGTGCAGTTCACCGGCGATCGGTTCCCGCTCAGCCAGGTGAAGCTGCTGGCTCCGATGCTGCCGAGCAAGGTGATCGCCATCGGCAGAAACTACGCCGAGCACGCGCGCGAGATGGGCAACGAGGTGCCCGAGGAGCCGCTCATCTTCATGAAGCCGTCCACCTCGGTGATCGGCCACGGCGAGAACATCGCCTATCCCACGTCGATGTCCGACCGCGTCGACTACGAAGGCGAGCTGGCCGTGGTGATCGGCAGGCTCTGCCGCGAGGTCCCGGTCGAGCGGGTCAAGGACGTCATTTTCGGCTACACCTGTGCCAACGACGTCACCGCCCGCGATCTGCAGAAGAAGGACGTGCAGTTCACCCGGGCCAAGGGGTTCGACACGTTCTGCCCGCTCGGGCCGTGGATCCAGACCGACCTGGACGCGAGCGACCTGGCGCTGACGACCACGGTCAACGGCGAGGTGCGCCAGAGCGGCCGCACCAGCCAGCTCATCCATGACATCCCCGCGCTGGTGGCCTACGTCAGCGCGGTCATGACGCTGATCCCCGGCGACGTCATCCTGACCGGCACCCCGGCAGGTGTCGGCCCGCTCCAGATCGACGACGAGGTCAGCGTCGGCATCGAAGGCATCGGCACACTCACGAACAAGGTGGTCTCCCGTGACTGATCTACGGGTGCGTTTCGCCCCGTCCCCAACCGGCATGTTCCACGTCGGCGGCGCCCGCACGGCGCTGTTCAACTGGGCGCTGGCCGAGCAGTCCGGCGGCCGGTTCGTGCTGCGCATCGAGGACACCGACGCGTCACGCAACCGTCCGGAGTGGACCGAGGGCATCATCTCCGCGCTGGACTGGATCGGCATCAACGGCTCCAACCCGGTGTTCGAGGGCCCCTACTTCCAGTCGGCCTACGAGCCGCAGCACCGCGAGGCGGTGGCGAAGCTGCTGGCCGACGGCAGGGCCTACTACTGCGACTGCACGCGCGATGTGCTCGTCGCCCGCACCGGCTCCGAGCACAAGGGCTACGACGGCTACTGCCGCGACCGCGGCCTGACCGAGGGCGCGGTGCGCTTCCGCACTCCCGACGAGGGCGTGACGGTGGTGGCGGACCTGGTCCGCGGCAACGTGGAGTTCCCCAACGAGGCGCAGGAGGACTTCGTCATCGCCCGCAGCGACGGCTCGCCGCTCTACGTGCTGGCCAACGCGGTCGACGACATCACCCAGAACATCACCCACGTCGTCCGCGGCGAGGAGCACCTGGGCAACGCGGCCAAGCAGATGCTGTTGTGGCCGGCGCTGGGCGCGACGCCGCCGGTCTGGGCACACCTGCCGGTGATCGTCAACGAGCAGCGCAAAAAGTTGTCCAAGCGCCGCGACAAGGTGGCGCTGGAGGACTACCGCGCGGAGGGCTACCTGGCCGAGGCCATGGTCAACTACCTGATGCTGCTCGGCTGGGGCCCCGGCGAGGACCGCGAGATCATGCCGTGGTCGGAGATGGTGCCGCTGTTCCGGCTGGAGGACGTCAACTCCGCCAGCGCGTTCTTCGACGAGAAGAAGCTGCGCGCGTTCAACGGCGAATACATCCGGGCGCTCCCGCTGGAGACGTTCGAGGAGCGCTGCGCGTCCTACCTCGACCCGTCCTGGGACCGCGAGCTGTTCAGCAAGGTCGCGGTCCTGGCCCAGACCCGCCTCGCGGTGTTGTCGGAGATCCGGCAGAACATCGACTTCCTCTTCCTCGAGGAGCCGGTCTTCGAGCAGGCGTCCTGGGACAAGGCGATGAAAAACTCCCCCGTGGAGATCATCACCGGCTACCTCGAGCGTCTGGAGACCGTGAGCTGGGACCCGGA includes:
- a CDS encoding fumarylacetoacetate hydrolase family protein, whose product is MRIARFSTGEGVSFGVVEGGPGEEIVSTVAGHPFGQVQFTGDRFPLSQVKLLAPMLPSKVIAIGRNYAEHAREMGNEVPEEPLIFMKPSTSVIGHGENIAYPTSMSDRVDYEGELAVVIGRLCREVPVERVKDVIFGYTCANDVTARDLQKKDVQFTRAKGFDTFCPLGPWIQTDLDASDLALTTTVNGEVRQSGRTSQLIHDIPALVAYVSAVMTLIPGDVILTGTPAGVGPLQIDDEVSVGIEGIGTLTNKVVSRD
- the gltX gene encoding glutamate--tRNA ligase, with the protein product MFHVGGARTALFNWALAEQSGGRFVLRIEDTDASRNRPEWTEGIISALDWIGINGSNPVFEGPYFQSAYEPQHREAVAKLLADGRAYYCDCTRDVLVARTGSEHKGYDGYCRDRGLTEGAVRFRTPDEGVTVVADLVRGNVEFPNEAQEDFVIARSDGSPLYVLANAVDDITQNITHVVRGEEHLGNAAKQMLLWPALGATPPVWAHLPVIVNEQRKKLSKRRDKVALEDYRAEGYLAEAMVNYLMLLGWGPGEDREIMPWSEMVPLFRLEDVNSASAFFDEKKLRAFNGEYIRALPLETFEERCASYLDPSWDRELFSKVAVLAQTRLAVLSEIRQNIDFLFLEEPVFEQASWDKAMKNSPVEIITGYLERLETVSWDPESLKEALEEVGGAHGLKLGKAQAPVRVAVTGRTVGLPLFESIEVLGRERTVDRLRAALTRLHSGT